A single Dreissena polymorpha isolate Duluth1 chromosome 14, UMN_Dpol_1.0, whole genome shotgun sequence DNA region contains:
- the LOC127858522 gene encoding G-protein coupled receptor 83-like: MAFLDEIEKFLLNVSNSTVGTELSDILKMANDSDNITFDSDGLDEGVSKIWGKIFLILAYGVIIAISLFGNVLVCHVIIKNKRMRTVTNFFIANLAIADLLLTCINVPFNIARNLLDTWPFGSVMCHLLNFSLMVSSYVSTFTLLGIALDRQQVLLYPLSPRMSKPIGLFVLVIIWILAVGLSLPYGLYNKVQTVDFLLNKVKRCTSAFPHPSDQWEKYLTVTTLVLQYMMPLTVIAITYGRIVRKLWVRTHVGAVTENQQVSQQKAKRKSIKMLIVVVVVFALCWMPLNLYQVLADFNPHHFSSTSFFICHWIAISSTCYNPFVYCWLNEAFRSEVKSRFKCCLPKPKRVHPGVVIDGILLRSDRSYVRGRPKSSNSCQKNSINNRNGAVYKVGNDSSVREQSEELVFSVENGECQLSEVSLSGTTTISGALETVLELPELGDITLEESTDPCVSDNEEEQTQSSLNSPVHENDDSVTM; this comes from the coding sequence ATGGCTTTTTTAGATGAGATTGAAAAGTTCCTGTTGAACGTATCGAACTCTACAGTTGGTACCGAATTGAGTGATATTCTCAAAATGGCAAATGATTCCGACAACATTACTTTTGATTCGGATGGTCTGGACGAAGGAGTGTCTAAGATATGGGGGAAAATCTTCCTTATTCTAGCATACGGTGTGATTATTGCTATATCTTTATTTGGGAATGTTCTTGTGTGTCATgtgataattaaaaataaacgtaTGCGAACAGTGACAAACTTCTTTATAGCCAATCTCGCTATAGCCGACTTGTTGCTTACTTGCATTAATGTACCCTTTAACATTGCGCGTAATTTACTGGATACCTGGCCATTCGGCAGTGTTATGTGTCATTTACTGAATTTTTCCTTAATGGTATCTTCGTATGTGTCAACCTTTACGCTTCTTGGAATAGCCCTAGACAGACAGCAGGTTCTCTTGTATCCTCTCAGTCCCAGAATGAGCAAACCCATAGGGCTATTCGTGCTAGTAATTATTTGGATTTTGGCTGTTGGACTTTCTCTTCCATACGGACTTTACAATAAGGTACAAACTGTGGATTTCTTGTTAAATAAAGTCAAAAGATGTACATCCGCATTTCCACACCCCAGTGACCAGTGGGAGAAGTATCTAACGGTTACCACTTTGGTCTTACAGTACATGATGCCTCTCACAGTAATTGCCATAACATACGGACGGATCGTTAGAAAACTGTGGGTACGAACACATGTTGGAGCGGTTACGGAAAACCAGCAGGTGTCCCAGCAAAAGGCCAAACGTAAAAGCATAAAGATGcttatagttgttgttgttgtattcgcATTATGCTGGATGCCATTAAATCTTTATCAAGTTCTTGCAGACTTTAACCCGCACCATTTCAGTAGCACGTCTTTCTTCATATGCCACTGGATTGCAATCAGTTCCACCTGCTACAATCCTTTCGTGTATTGTTGGCTTAACGAGGCGTTCAGATCCGAGGTGAAGTCACGTTTCAAATGCTGTTTGCCAAAGCCAAAGCGCGTCCATCCTGGAGTTGTAATTGACGGCATATTGTTGCGTTCCGACCGCAGTTACGTTCGTGGACGACCGAAAAGTTCGAACAGTTGCCAGAAGAACTCGATAAACAATCGAAATGGTGCTGTGTATAAGGTCGGGAACGATTCATCTGTGAGGGAACAGTCTGAAGAGTTAGTATTTTCGGTGGAAAACGGTGAATGCCAACTGAGCGAAGTGTCCCTCAGCGGCACAACGACAATCAGCGGCGCTCTCGAGACGGTTCTAGAATTACCAGAACTAGGAGACATAACTCTGGAGGAAAGCACGGACCCGTGTGTGTCAGACAACGAAGAAGAACAGACGCAGTCCTCACTGAATTCACCAGTGCATGAAAACGACGACAGTGTTACCATGTGA